ATGAAATTGGTCGTGGCTCGATTAGTCGGGGTAGTCGGGGACGGCAAAGCGTTTAGGAGAGAGGTAGAGGCGGGTCGCTTTTAGGAATCGAATCCCTTCATAGGCGTCTCGTTTATGGAGGAACTGGGCATTGTCGTAGATGAGCATATCCCCCATGCGCCATTTGTGTTGGTAGATGTGTTCTGGACGCAGCTGATATGAAAGCAATTCGTCTTTAAGTGCCTTGCCTTCTACGGTTCCGAGTCCTTCAAAACCGCGGGCACCGGGACTGACGTAGAGGGTTTTGACCCCGATTTCAGGATTTGTGAGGACGACAGGGTGCGCGACCTCAATATCCGGAACACCGTGCTTTTTACCCGGACTGTATAGAATTTTCATGTTGTCAAGACGATCCTTGAGAGCAGATGGTAGAGCTTCGTATCCCATCCGAGTGCTACTGAAACTCGTACTTCCCCCCGACTCGGGGGCAATCACGCAGAAGAGTGTAGACAGGGTGGCTGGGTTTTGCCGATATGCTTGATCGGAGTGCCATCCGCCATCTGTATTGTCAACGAAATTTCCTCTGATGAGCGTTCCATCAAGACTATTGATGTTGGCAAGATAGATGACCGATTTGAAACCCGGACTGTGGTTGTCTTTAGCGGCGGGTGGCTCTTCAACGGGTCCCAGTGCGTTACTGAGTCGGTAGATATCATCGTCGTGAAGGGATTGTCGACGAAAGAGAAGGAGGGCATGTTTCTGGACAGTCGATAAGATGGCTTCTGCCATATCCTCATCAATCTGTGTTAAGTCTACGTTCAGGACTTCAGCACCGAAGTTTTCTGATAAGGGTCTGGTTTGAAAGTCCATCTTTGATTGGGACAGGGTAAAGAATTAGCCGATCTGCCAATCCTCTTTTCCGGCGTAGCGGTCCTCGTACACATCTTCATTGAGCGCCAGCCCAAGTCCCGGGGTATCGGGGACTGTGAACGTTCCGCCGGTGAAGGCGTAGCCAGAGGTATCAATGACATCACTCGTGAGGGTCGCGACTTCGCCGTAGAGGAAATGGGGAATTGTTTTGCCGAATTGGAGACTGAGGTAGAATCCGAGCAGGGAGCCCCAGTTATGGGGTGCGCACCGGACACCGTGTGCGGCAGCCATATCGGCGAGTCGTCGCCAGCCGGTAACGCCGAGTCCCTTCATATCGTGCTGGATGACATCAATAACACCCGCCTCAAAGAAAGGATCATAGAATTCAAGTGGGTCGCGCGTTCGGGTTTCGCCATCGGCAATGAAGGTTTTCAACCCCTTTTCTTGGATGAAGGCTTTGAGATTGCGGTACAATTCGACCTCTTCCTCAAACATCTCTTCTATCCAAAAGACATCACAATCACTCGTTTCGTTCAGAAAGGTGATAACTTCATCGTAAGTATAGGCGTTGTTTGCATCAACGAGAATATTGAAGCCTTCGCCGGCTGTGCTACGGGCAAGTTGGACGAGTTCTATGTCCCGTTGCAGTCCCGCCTTGCGTTCCATGAGGTAGCTACCGCGTCCGATTTTCATTTTGCATGCGGTAAACCCATTGGCGAGACTGCTTTTGACATCATTCTCGATGCGTTGAAGTCCTTCGGCTTTTGTCTCATACAGGAGATCGTTGAAATAGATGGTACTGTCGTAAGCAGGCAACCCGTTTGAAAAAACATCGTCACCGATGAGCTGATAGGCAGGCTTGCCGAGGATTTTGCCGATTGTGTCCCAGAGGGCGTTTTCAAGCCCGAGAAATTCCGCAACAACGCCGTTTTCAGGGTTTAAGAGGTCAAACGGGTTTTGGTTAAGCACGCCTTCCGCATTTTCAGCGGTTGTTGTTCCCCAACTACCAGCCCCCCAACCGAGTGTACCATCGTTGGTATGGATGCGGATAATACGTTCGTTCCATTTCGCATTCGGATCCGGCTGATGAATCTCCGTTGCGCGGGAGTTACAACCAATGGCAGGTTGATCAATTTCGACCGTAACCTGTTCAACTTTGGTAATCTTGATATCCGTCGGATAATTCGGCATATTTTAATTTTACCTTGCGGTTCGGTCAGGTAGATTGATATGTCAAGGTAACCACACGTTAATCCGCCCTCTGCTACGCTTACGGGCTACAGTTACGAAAATTATCTTAAGAAAACCAACAACACAGGCGGATAGAAGAGAAAACATTCAATAAACTAAAGACCCCTCATTTACCGCCTTGCGAATAATTAAAAGTATCTACTCCAGTACGAGGAGCAGTTCATTGAGTGCGTCTTTCACCATATCGTTGGTTTCGGTCTCCCTGAAGTAAACGTCAAGCTTATGGGGCAGATTATCGTACTGGTCAGCCTCTTGGATCTGCTTTATCAAAGCAGGTTTCTTAAGAAGTTGAACGATACGGAGTCTGTCTTCATGATCGACGACTTCAGGATTGGCTAACAAAACGATCAAACGTCCGGCTAATCCGTCTGCGAGTCCATTTTCGGCGTAATGGTTCAACGTATCCATAGCGGTTTGCTTTGTGTTGAGACTTGAGCCGTTTGTGAGGATTGCGACGAGACCATCAACAGCGCCTGCGTCAGGATACTTTTGCAGTGCTTTAGCAACATCCATACGCACGATGTCATCGGAATCGTCAAGCGCATCAATCAACATGTCAGTTGGGTGTTCTTTGAGGAACATCATAGACTTTGCGGCAGCGCGTCGGACAATAGGGTTCGCATCGGTCAAACCCTTGACGATTTTTGCTTCGGCAGCTTCGTTTCCGAGCAGATAGAGTGCGGTGTTAATTTCCATCTGCAACCCTTCGTCAGTGGTCGCGTTGTTGAGTGCCTCTAACCCAGCAGCGGCAGATGCATCCCCTATATCACCAACGATACGGACGAGCTGAATCTTCACAGCAGGTGGCGTCTTGCTGTCGCCAGCAGTCTTGAGGATGTCGTTAAGAGCTGGACTGCCGATGTCCTTCAAGATCTGGACGAAGTCACCATGGACATTGCGATAGCGGTTTTTAACGAGGTCCTCCAACACGAAAGGTACGGCGGGTGCCCCCTTATCAACGAGGACCTGCATGGCATCCTTCTGGACCCTATGGCGTTCCCCAAGAATATGCAGGATTCTCTTCATCTCATATTCGCCCAATTCACCGACACGGCGGTCCCGTTTAGTTTTATAGTCGGCTTCCACATTATGCATTCTTGCCGCGCCCGTTGAAATCGCATGGCTATAAGCAATAATCAGGAGTGCACGAGGTTCAACCTTGTTGTCTTCTTCCTTTTCAGCATTCTCAAGATGCTGGACCGCTTCGAGTGTGAGTCCCGCGTCTAATAATTTACTCCTGCCAACTTCAAGTTGGGTGATGACCTGTTCCGGCTTACAGCCGAAACTCACGACTCCTATAAGTAGTAGTATCAGCAAAAGTTTTTTCATGTTCCGTTTATCTTTTCCTCCTGAAATCTCGATTAGACTCACCCATTCCTGCCGCGTGTCGCGCGTATGCTTCACAAAAACAGTGCGCGCTATTCGATAGAGCGCAACTTGCAAGCAGACAAAAAAGTATCCATCCAATACTTTTCAGTAGAATTTGGCAAGGAAGTTTTGTAGGTTCTGTATATCACAATATATTTAACCCCTACCAAACAGGAATTACACATCTGGGCAAGTACTGATGTAAAGAATATTCTAAAATAAATACATTTTTATGTCAACAATTTAAGTGCAGGCGGCAAAGCAACGCCGTTTTCCCTCAAAACCGTGTGAATCCTTTTGTAGGAACGGGCATTCTCCAACTGCCAGATTGCGTTTCTCCGATAAAACGCGTAGGAAAACTGAACGCCATTTGCAAAAAATATAGATAAGCGATGAATTGTCGAACTACTGAAGCGCATCAAGGAGTTGCTTAAGCGACGTTTTGACGAGTTCGCTCTGTTCCTTTTGCTTATGATATTCATAGAGTGTGAACTCAAGATTGTCGTACAATTCCGTCACCTGAATCTGTTTCACAAACGGCTCCCTTTTCAGAAGTTGAACGAGATGGAGCCGATTGTCTGCGTCGCTAACGGTTCCGCCAATGAGCAACATTGTAATGCGCTTTGCCAAGCCTCTCGCCAGCTTGTTTTGTCCATAAATGTCAAGCGTATTAATCGCCGCCTGCTTCGGATCTTTGCTCAATCCACCGGTAAGAATATTTACGAGTTCATCGACAGCGTCAGCATCCCGATGCACTGCGAGTGCTTCCACAAGTGATGCGACGACTTCAGAGTCAGTATCTTTTAACCCCGCAATGAGTGTTTTGGATGACACATCGCTGATATTTGTCATGGCTTTTGCGGCGGTGCGTCGGACAGCAACATCACTATGAGTTAAGCCAGCGATGATATCCTTCTTATAGGACTCTTCACCGAGCTGATAAAGTGTCGTGTTAATTTCCATCGCCAAAGCAGCTTCGCCCGTTCCACTTTGAAGCATTTTTAGCGCATCTATGGCTTTTGTATCGCCGATTCCCGCAAGGACCTGAACGAGTTTAACCTTGACGGCAGGCGGCGTCGTTTCATCAGTAAGCTTTGCTAAAACCAAGTCAAGACCATCAGAACCTATCTGAATCAGCATTCCTGCAAAATTTGCATGAAGTGATGGATATCTTCCTTTGATGAGACTGTCAAGAATTATTGCCGATACTTCAGGTCCCTTATCTACCAGTGCCTGTAAGCCATCTTTCTGTACCCGCGACGGTGTGCTGAGAATTTGTAGGATTTGCCGTATCTCCGCCTCGGTGAGTTCTTGTATCCGCTGTTCACGTTGATTTTTGAACTTGGCTTCAACGCCATGGCTACTCGCACTTCCGGTAGAAAGTCCGTGAGAGTAAGCAATAACGAGTAGCGCGCGCGGCTCCAGTTTATTAACCTCTTCCTCTTCTGCTTTTTCGAGGTGATCAACGGCTTCCAAGGCGTTACCGCTGTCAATCAATTTACTCCTGCCTACGGATAGGTTGCTCGGCCCCTTCTGTTTTGTCTCACAGCCGACTCCGGCAAACAGTAGGACAACCAGTGGAATGATCACAACCTTTTTCATTATCTTCCCTTTTCCTCCTGAGAATTGTTCTTTTTGGGATGAATGAGCGTCTCATGTAATGTGCACTATGACGCGTTGCGACTCAAAAAAATACTTGCACTATAACAATACCACAAAATTCGGAAAATGTCAAGTGTATATAGTTGTCAGTCATCAGTTATCAGTTGCCAGTTGTCTGAATCAGGATTTACTGGATTGAAGGATTCGCAGGATAATTATAGTAAAATATACAAGCACTTGGACATTGTGGGGCGAGGATACAACTCTCGCCCTAAATCGGGCTTATACAGCCCTCTCACAAAAGTGCTTCACGAGACTCGAATGGCTCTGCTATGGGGGAGCTAATGGCTTGACATGTGTGCCGGTTTTGGCTATACTTGCTGTCATGCATGAAAAATAAAATGTGCCGAGGACAATGTGTCAATAACAGAAGAAGAATGAAAATTAAACTGTTCGTGTCTATAGAAAAGGAACCTCTCATGAAAATCTCTGACATCTTTCACGCCAATTTCATATCTCCGTTTTATCAACAAAACACATCGCAAGCTGGAACTCGCTTCTACAAAGAGGTCGATAGGACAACGCCATGGCGTATACGCAGTGCGTTGCTAATAATAACAGTGTGTGTTGTATTGCTACAAGCACCGGTCCACGCGCAACTGATGGCCCCTGAAGAGGTACTCGGATTTCAGGTCGGTTCTGACTATCAGGTCGCAGGATGGCAGACAGTTTCTGATTACATGCGACATGCAGCAGCGAATTCAGATCGGGTTTTGTTGGAAGAACTCGGAAAAACGACGGAAGGTAACGATTTTCTGATGTTGTTGATTTCTGCGCCAGAGAACTTAGAGAATTTGGCACACTATCAGCAAATTCAAAGACGGATCGCCCTGCCCAATGCGCCGATAAATGAAGACAGCGCGGCAGAATTGGGCGCGCTCGCGGAAGAAGGTAAAGCGGTCGTCCTGATTAATTGTAATCTGCATTCCACAGAGATCGCCTCTTCACAGATGTCAATGGAGCTTGTGCATCAATTCGCAACCGCTGAGACACCACACATCAAAGAGATTCTTGAAAATGTGATAATTCTGCTCATCCCCTCGGCGAATCCGGATGGTTTGGACATCGTGGTAGATTGGTATAATCGCACTGTCGGCACACCTTATGAAGGGTCGGAAATCCCGTGGTTGTATCATAAATATACGGGACACGATAACAATCGCGATTGGTTTATGTTGACCCAGATAGAGACACGGATATTGACGCAGGTGCTTTACGAAGAATGGTTTCCGGAGGTCGTCTACGATGTGCATGAAATGAGTTACCGGGGACCGCGGTTTGTGATTCCCCCCTACTTCGAGCCGGTCAATCCGAATATCCCACCGCTTTTACAACGGACGCTTTCGCTTATCGGTGCGCAACTCGCTTTCGATTTGACGAGTGAAGGATTTACAGGTGTGCTTTCGAGTGCCGTCTACGATACATGGTGGCACGGCGGATTTCGGACGGTTCCGTATCGCCACAATATGGTAGGGATTTTGACGGAAGCGGCACGTGTGGAGATAGCAACGCCAATTTTCCAACCGCATCACACTTTGAAAGGCTACCGACGCGGGCTCGATAAATATACACTCCGCACGAACTTCCCTGAACCGTGGCCCGGGGGCTGGTGGCGACTGCGAGACATCGTAGAATACGAGAAAGCAGCGGCACTGTCAATTCTCTCTTTCGCCGCGGAACATCGGGTAACGCTGAAGACCAACTTTTACAAGATGGGACTCCATG
Above is a window of Candidatus Poribacteria bacterium DNA encoding:
- a CDS encoding TauD/TfdA family dioxygenase, with amino-acid sequence MDFQTRPLSENFGAEVLNVDLTQIDEDMAEAILSTVQKHALLLFRRQSLHDDDIYRLSNALGPVEEPPAAKDNHSPGFKSVIYLANINSLDGTLIRGNFVDNTDGGWHSDQAYRQNPATLSTLFCVIAPESGGSTSFSSTRMGYEALPSALKDRLDNMKILYSPGKKHGVPDIEVAHPVVLTNPEIGVKTLYVSPGARGFEGLGTVEGKALKDELLSYQLRPEHIYQHKWRMGDMLIYDNAQFLHKRDAYEGIRFLKATRLYLSPKRFAVPDYPD
- a CDS encoding mandelate racemase/muconate lactonizing enzyme family protein, whose product is MPNYPTDIKITKVEQVTVEIDQPAIGCNSRATEIHQPDPNAKWNERIIRIHTNDGTLGWGAGSWGTTTAENAEGVLNQNPFDLLNPENGVVAEFLGLENALWDTIGKILGKPAYQLIGDDVFSNGLPAYDSTIYFNDLLYETKAEGLQRIENDVKSSLANGFTACKMKIGRGSYLMERKAGLQRDIELVQLARSTAGEGFNILVDANNAYTYDEVITFLNETSDCDVFWIEEMFEEEVELYRNLKAFIQEKGLKTFIADGETRTRDPLEFYDPFFEAGVIDVIQHDMKGLGVTGWRRLADMAAAHGVRCAPHNWGSLLGFYLSLQFGKTIPHFLYGEVATLTSDVIDTSGYAFTGGTFTVPDTPGLGLALNEDVYEDRYAGKEDWQIG
- a CDS encoding HEAT repeat domain-containing protein, translated to MKKLLLILLLIGVVSFGCKPEQVITQLEVGRSKLLDAGLTLEAVQHLENAEKEEDNKVEPRALLIIAYSHAISTGAARMHNVEADYKTKRDRRVGELGEYEMKRILHILGERHRVQKDAMQVLVDKGAPAVPFVLEDLVKNRYRNVHGDFVQILKDIGSPALNDILKTAGDSKTPPAVKIQLVRIVGDIGDASAAAGLEALNNATTDEGLQMEINTALYLLGNEAAEAKIVKGLTDANPIVRRAAAKSMMFLKEHPTDMLIDALDDSDDIVRMDVAKALQKYPDAGAVDGLVAILTNGSSLNTKQTAMDTLNHYAENGLADGLAGRLIVLLANPEVVDHEDRLRIVQLLKKPALIKQIQEADQYDNLPHKLDVYFRETETNDMVKDALNELLLVLE
- a CDS encoding HEAT repeat domain-containing protein, which gives rise to MKKVVIIPLVVLLFAGVGCETKQKGPSNLSVGRSKLIDSGNALEAVDHLEKAEEEEVNKLEPRALLVIAYSHGLSTGSASSHGVEAKFKNQREQRIQELTEAEIRQILQILSTPSRVQKDGLQALVDKGPEVSAIILDSLIKGRYPSLHANFAGMLIQIGSDGLDLVLAKLTDETTPPAVKVKLVQVLAGIGDTKAIDALKMLQSGTGEAALAMEINTTLYQLGEESYKKDIIAGLTHSDVAVRRTAAKAMTNISDVSSKTLIAGLKDTDSEVVASLVEALAVHRDADAVDELVNILTGGLSKDPKQAAINTLDIYGQNKLARGLAKRITMLLIGGTVSDADNRLHLVQLLKREPFVKQIQVTELYDNLEFTLYEYHKQKEQSELVKTSLKQLLDALQ